The genomic interval ACTTGGCTCCCAAGATATTACTGctgagggaaaacaaaacaattcttCATGCCTGCTGTGATTCTGTGACTTCTCTGGCCCTTTAGGTATgatggggtttgttgttgtggcAGCCTATGGGCTTTACCGACTGAAAGGAAGAGGGAACATGAAGATGTCTGTCCACCTGATTCATACCCGAGTAGCGGCCCAGGCCTGCCTAGTTGGAGCTGTAACCCTTGGTAAGTTAGTGGGGACAAAGCTATAGGATGCTGTGCTAAGAGATGGGTTTGGGCACAGGTAGTACCTTTTACACATACCTTAAAGCTGACAATTAATCTATCCGTTGCTCTGCAAACAATTTCTCACATAAGTAACAGGTCACCTGGAATCATTATTCAAAGGTAGATTTGAGGCCTTTAAGCCTTTCAAACTGAAAAATACATCATTTGGCAATTGGCTTTGATCTTACTGGCATAAAGGAGACATTATACATATCTCTTTGGTCTCTATAGCTTGAATGAAAGCAGTATCCCTCTGAGTACATTCAGTCTACTATAACCTAGGAACATAAAATGATATTCACAAATTTATTTATCCTTGATCAGAAAGGGAATCTAAGCATATTGAGATAATCCAACCAGAGAAAAACCTTAACCACTCCCAGGTGTTTCACCCCTGTGAGTGTAAAACCTTTGGAAACTTTTCATTCCAGCATGCAAGAACCAATTAAAAGATTTATATCTTGCTCTATTCTCACTATGATGGTCAAGGTGACCAAGCATCACACATGTACATTTGAAGGATGCATGTCCAGAACTATGGAAGTCAGTTTGTCCAAGCAGCTGTCAGAGAGACTTCCTTTCCTTGTTTTGCAATTAACTATGAGCCATGACAAAGCAGGAGGTAGGGATGTTTTGCGGGAGGCAATTCATGAAAAAGAGGACAGAACTTGATTCTTTTTGCCTATTATATGAAAGAGTTGTAGTTTCCCTCCAAAACCAGAGTTGGAGGGCCAACAAGCAGGTGTGAATTTTGTCTGACAATTTTGGAACCAGCCACAAGGCTGTGCGAGGACTATGCTGAGAATAAAGAAGGCAAAAGATTTCAATTATTTCCAGCCTTCAGGACTGGAAGGTatctggaaaggaaaagggagatgCTTCAAGGAAACTTAGAAGCCCTACAGAACTTATAAAGAGTAGAGCGGATGACCCCTCAATACTCTGGATAGTTACATTGCCCCTCGTGACTACAAAAGCAACATTATGCAAAATCCTTGAGTACAGACAAAGAGTGTTGCATTTCCTATGGCCTAGTTCCTGATTCCTTCTTTTGCAATGAtactgctccttccttctcctctcaggCGCTGTCTACAGCATGTACAAAGACCACTTTCTGAAACAGAAATAGATGGAACATTCAAAGGCATTGGTTTGTCCCTTCTCCCTGAATAGATCTGAAGACCCCTATAGCAACTCCAGCAGCATTAGATCATCTGATTTACTCTTGCAGAAGAAACACCCCTTGAAGCCTCAACTGTTCAACTATACAGCTCATGTTTTCCTAATATCTCCTACTTTGATGTATACTTTCTAAAAAGTTTTAGAGAACTACAGGAAGTCCTTATGGAAACAAGCAGTTATACTCCCTGCTCAAGCATGTTTGATGAACCAGTCTCCCACAACTTGGTGTCTACTGTGCTAGCTAGCCGTGATGGGAGTTTTGGTCCAACACATCAGGAGGACACTGAGGTGGGAAAGACTACCATAAACCATGATTTCCCATCCCACATTCTATTTGAGTGTGAAAACCTCATTTTTCAGCATCAGTAGTTCATCTAGCCCAGAAGAGTGGTAAGCAATGATCACTAGCCTGTTatttacaaaaagagaaaaatatatctAATTCATAATAAAGCATACATAAGCAAATTTATCCTAGTAAATACAGATTTTTCCTAATTCTGACTGCATTGCTGGCTGTAACTTCCACTTAACCTGCCTTTGTGACCAAGTATTTTAAGACCTAATGTTGCTATTTTAAATATACTCTTAAAAGTTCTCATGCTtaagaaagcattaaaatgtaaatattttgacAGGATGGATTATAAGAAGTCTTATTTATTTGAATCTCTggatacatacatatgtacacatcGTAATTCTTCCCGTGAGGCCTTTTGGGAATGTGATATTCAGTGTTAGACTAACAGTGGAAAGTAATATTGGAGAGAGGGTGGCATAAATGCAGATACAATACAGGGACATTGAGTAGCTGGGTACCCTGATAATAAATTTAAACAACCAGCTGATAAAATGGCACTTGAATGGTTTGTGCCTCTGGGAgtcatccacatttttttttttacaaaattcttGAGTAAAGTTACAAAACTCTGAGTACTAGACTCATTTTACAGAGAGAAGGGCACAGGTTGTCACTGGCATATCTGGTTAAAACTGGATATAGAGGTCCAGACAGACATTTTATAATTGTGAGGGACTGCTCTAACTGAGAATGGACAATAGTGGATACACAAATAGTCAGTGAAAGTTTTGTATGCTGTGCTTTGCTTTCTGTCAAATCCTTGTTGGGCTAGCAGTGGCAAAACTCAAAAACAGAGAGAACACTTTGgtccgaaacagatgggcagatgggGGGCAGCTTAGTGCTGtcctgggggcatggcatttagatgatgcatgcctggGAAGCTGCCCCAGGGCCACCTAAGGCGGTTCAAAAAGGATTGgctgttttctgcttcttgcCATGGTCAATTTGGGACCGCAGTGTCTTTGACGTGGTCCTGGGGCGATTGGGCCAGGAGTGGTTTCTGGACACTCCTTTCTGCCTTTCTGTTTTGTCCCTTTGAAATGAATATATGGGATTTTGTACATTCCTCTTTCTTGCTCGTTCACACACAAATGGGACAAGAATCAAGAACCAGACCAGAAAGCTATTATCAGTTACagatataaaaaatatttattatcttTAAATGACCTCTCCTCCATGCGCCAAATCCAATTAAATGAACACATTGGAAGCTCCAGAATGCTGGCAGTGGCCCAGAAAGGGCCAAAACCTGAATGGGatctttaaggttttttttaaaaaagtattagtGGCTTGGCTCTTTTCCCTCTCTGCCAATAAGAAGTGGCAGTAATGAACTGCCACACCATCAAAATGGGTGGGTTATGAGCTTACGGTTCAGTTTGAATGGGAAGATGAACTTGCCCAATAATCTTTGGACATTCATGTCAAtgcttttggaaaataaaaagagaggttgcagaattatttttttaaacaacacaaCACCAGCATTTACTGTGGAAAAGGAACTTTGCTGTGGGAAGCTTAGAGGTCTCAAGTGTAAAATCTCTTGAGATACTGAGTTTGAGGCACAGAGAGTTCTAGGGTGGTGTATTCCAGCCAGAGTAGGATAGCACCACAACAGTGGAGTTCATTCACAGCACGAGACCTCCTTTACAGCACAAAACTAGTCTGGTAACCATGCGACAGCTCTGGTAACCATGGGACAGCAGCATGAAGAGCAAAGATGCAGCACTGCTTCATGTGTAGGATGCTGGTGAAGCAAGATGATAGTGGATTCTTGCCTGGGAAAGTGCTGCTGCCCAGCGGGGGTGAGGGAACAGATCCAGCACAATTACATAGGATAGTTCAACACCACATCCTGTTTGGCCAGTTCCAGCAACATAGGGTCATCGAAGAACTTGCTGATGCTCACGTCCTCACTTAGCCCCTGAAAGAGAGATAATGAGAAGGCAAGCATTAGATAGGAGAGAAATAATGGAGAGGAAACTGTGTGTGTGCTCCATTGGAGAGAAAGAACTGCAGAATCCAAAAGAGACAAGATGGATTGCTGTTTAAGCCTTACCTTCCTGCGTCTAGTCTTTATCATGAACTCTCTGGCCAGATGGGGTGCTGGCTGTGGTTCAAGAGGTCTGATCACAATGCTTTTGTCTAATGGGTCACCTGGCACAATCTGGAACATAAGGAACACTCAGTGTGAGTAAAAGAACTGTAGATCCCTCAACAGCCCAAAGAGAATCGCCAAAATATCCAGGCTTGGTTATTCACCAAGCAGGTATACAGAAACTTTTGCAGTTTCCCAGAgaatctgtattatttttacagtgcacccacatcatatgcgggtgcactttacacagctttcagcttatgctgaaagccgctcaccataaaaggcaatggtgcatgtgcctgcACACactgcgtgcacaagccccattgttttaaatggggcttgagcatccgcagaatttcccttatgtggggtgggtccagaatggatcccccgtgtaagggaagggcaccCTCTGAATAGAATAAAAGATTTTGAAAGGATTATTTGGTTTTGCAGTACAATGTCAGCTTTACTGTAGCGCCATCCCACACCATCTCAAAACTCCATCTTCTATCAGTTGGCACTAGTAGATTAAATCAAGGCTATTTATGATTAATAAGAGAGTAGGGAGGGACTCAAAAGAGTCTCTACTATATGTGAAAAAAAGGATGTAAACATTTATTGGTCAAGCCAATAAATTTTCTTGGCATGAAATATAGAGTGTCTTGAAGCAGAATGAGAGCATATTATATACAAAGAATGTTTAGCTCAAGTTCCAAGTTCTGTCTGCCACACTAATCAGGGTTACTTCCTGCTGTTGGGACTGGAAGAGCCTGACTTTGAATAATTGTGCATCTCAGGCATGGAGTTTTGAGTGAAAGCACAACAAATCTGAAGCCCTAACTTGTTGTTCTGCTACTCTAATGTCACTTACCTGCCAGTGGTGGAAGACAGAGAGTGAGAATGCTTGTCCTTGAGTGTGAGTTCTGAGGTCTGTCTCAAACCCAAATGAATCAATAGCTGGGATGAATGCTTTTATGGTGTACAAAGGAGAGCCTGGGATTGGTGCATCTTGGGTCACATGGCCTctataaatattgcaaaaaaaaaaaatatggctgaGGTTTCCTCCACATGTACTTGTCAGTGTTCCCTCTCAGTGTCCCCGGAATCATACCAGATGATTCAGGAGATCATCTGTGCTTACTAATGGGTAACAAAAGTAGTATGacaaggaaagacagaaaatcgGGTGAACTGGAGAGAGACCTATAGATACAAAACACAGTATAAATAATAGTATAGAAGTAGTGGGATGTTTGGGATTACTGTGAGGTAAAACTTAATATAAGCACATCTTGATGAAAAAGAGCAATCCAATACCTTTGCTCAACTTCAATCAAGAACCCTTAGGAAAGCTCAAAAAGCACACCACAATGGAGAAATCAATCTGTCTCCTGCAGTTGGTACCCAGGCCAGAATGAGCCATTAAAAGACCTTGCCAACTCTAGGGCTTTGGTATTAGGAAGCAGCTGAGCAAAGTGCCTTCAATGGGCAACTTAACTTCAAAATAGAGAGGGGGAATGGGTATGCAAACTAAGACTTCTCCTGTACCACTTTTGACCATATTTAGTCCTCTTTGCAAAGGAGCAAAGTGAGAAAATGATGGCATTGTTGGGGAAGTGGCTGGATGTCTTCCTTAAAAGAAATTTATACTCATGGCCATCTTCACATCTTGGCAACCACAATTAACAGAAAAAAAGCTAGTGCAGATTGCAAGTGATGAGATTTTCACCATCATCCTTGGTATTCTCCATTCAGTATTCAATATTGGcagaaaacagtaaaataataaagaGGTGGTATTTTCAAGAAAATTACCACTCCTCCCCGCCCTGCTGCTGACAGGTTTTAGAAAACAGATCTGTATTCTTTCTCAGTTCAGCAACATGGCAATAAAAAGGCTAATGAACATAAATGTTTCTTACCTTCGCCTGGCCAAAACTGTGTACACTGCAGACACACAGTCAGCAGGGGCTTGGACCTCCACAAAGTAATATGGCTCCATTAATCGGGGAGTGGCCTGTGGGAAAACAgagagcagccacaaagaagcatttagAGAATAATGTTCTGATAACACATCACATCAACTTTAAATTCTCAGTCCTTTGCCCTGAATGTATCCAACACCTCTTTCATCTATCTTTCTTCATACTCCTCCTTCTGAGGTCCAAAGGTTCTGTATCCACCAGGTTATGACATCTCAGCATAATTGTTAGTTATTATCTCTTAtacacttgttgttgtgtgccttcaactcatttctgacttatggagaccctgtcatggggttttcttggcaagatttgtttactgggggttgcctttgtcatctgaggctgaaagagtatgatttgcccagtgtcaaccagtggatttccatagctgagcaggaatttgaaacatggtttccagagtcatggtccaacactcaaaccactatgccatgctggctcctgtaAATTACCATACTCTTTATGAAGCAATGTTACATCAGGAGTCAAAGTAAGAATGACAGGATGAAAACAATCCCTTAGATTATTAAAGCTGTTTTAGCTCTCCACCTACTGAAGATAAAAACCTTTAGGAACATGTGCCTGCCAGGCGTGACAGTTATAAATGCCCACCAGTCATGGTAGCTACATATCATTTCCAGTATAAGAGACGGTATGCCTCTCTATACAATCTATGGGGAACACCCATCTCCTTTTTGTGGGCTATTCAGAGGTATTTGGTTGGCTGCTTCTGGAACAGAATACTGGACAACATAAGGATGTGGTCTGAAGCAGTAAGTCTCTCCTTAAAAGTATCTAAGCTGCCTGATACAGTGTTAGACCTGGTCCGTTTAACTAGCTGACTTCAGACAGAGGTCCTTTCCAGCTCTACATGCAGATGCCCAAAGACTGAATGCAGCGTATGTGTTCAATTACTGAGCTATGACTCCTCCAACAAGGcacttttcattattttcattcttCCATCTCAGTTTTCCAATtaactaaaataatatttcaaaagcaCATTAATGCAAAATTACAGTCAAACATTTAACACGGCAGttaaaaagcatttcaaaaagTGTTTTAAAGAGCTTCTTTTACTGCCTGTGAGAACAGAATGGTCTTTTCTTGGCATCAAAAATATCCTTTTGTAGGACTGCTGGCCTTTGTTGCCATGCCAGATGTTTCTTACCATGAGGAAAGCAGAATACACCACCCGACGGGCTGTTGGGATGATCTGTCCACCTCCCCGATGCAATGGTTCCTGAGCAATCACAGCATCCAGGATCTTAAATTTCACATTGCGGATCACTGCAACAAAAGGAAGCAAAGAACACTGGCACGAGGTGCAGAGGTGGTTCATACAACCAAGAGCCCTCATGGTTATTGGTATAGATCCTTCATAGGGAAAATTGTCACAGGAGACTTTAACTATATAACTTACTAATTTAATTTATTGGTAGCTTATTTGCATCCTGAATTTTGCACAACTAAACTCTCTGCAGCTGTTGTTGCTACATGCTTCAAGCCAAGTCTGATTTATGGTAatcttatcacagagttttcttagcaaggtttattcatattattattattattcagaagatGTTTTTCACtaccttcctttaaggctgagagagcacaACATGCCAAAGTCACTTATTGAATATCTGTGGCCAAGCAAGGATCTGAGCTCTGGTCTCCTGTCTCCTATTCAGACACTCAAACCTTCCCACCACATTGTAAGTTATATAGATCACTTATTTTGAGGGTCCACAGAAGCTTTAGGAACCCCACCCCCGCCCCAGTCCTTAAAAGGCCTTTCCAGTTACTTTAAATTCATTTTGGTTTCTCCTggaaaaaagaaagctgaaaacaaTGTAAGGGGATACTGTTGAAAGATAAGTGTAGTTACACTGGATCCCACAGTTGTCTGACTGAATGGACAACAGGCGCCAAGGCCAACAGCTCACCCAATGCACAATggtggaagaaataaaaagtaagACAGAGGACTGGATATGTGTTTGTGGAAAGACAGGGTACACTAGAGATAGCACTCGTGTATCTCTGAAAAAGTGAAACTACTGTTAGAACTATTTTCACACCCAAATAGTGCCCCAATGAGAATTCCAGCTTTAATGAGTACATAACAGCAACTGAATTTGCTTAGGATTCAAATTTCTGTGTTCAGAAGTGGTGGTGAAGAAATAAGGTTAAATAATTTCTATGGTATATTCAGTTTATTTCTGGGAAGTGTAAACATAAAAACCAGGAATTATCTTCTAGTCCACTTTTTTCTAGATAAACCTAGCAATGTGGGAATTAAATACCCTGGAACTGTTGTAATGTCAGACTCATCAACATGTAACAGACAATATGTCTGGAAAGGGAAGAGCTTGAAAATTCCCACAAGAGAATTTATAATTCTTAATTTTTACTTACACTCATCACAGAGTGGTCCTTCTCTAGTTCCCCACTGGAATCCCTGCACAATACTGTCTTTCACAGAACCCAAAAGAGTTTTATCAACCTGTAAAGGAGAAACAGATGACACAGCAGCAATGAGAAAGAGTGAGTGACTACAAATAAACCTGAATACTTCTTACCAAAGCTCCCCTgtacagagctcagaaaagttacttttttggactacagcttccagaatccattAGACAGAATGCTggtgggaaattctgggaactgtagttcaaaaagtattGTTTCCAAACTGTCCACAGGCATGCGATAAGGAGGTCAAACATAGCCTTGGGACCAATTTAGTGTCTCAACAGCAGTTCAGAGCCAGAGAATATGTTCTTTATTCCTTCTTCCTCATTATAATCTGCTGAGAGGAAGTGGCAGTTTCCAGGCCAAACTTTTCTTCAAAGATCTTGCATGCTAGTGGACAGTGTGGAAAACACTCCAATATTCTAGAATGAAGAACAAGCGGGAGAGGGAATCTGAAATAAAACGTGCTATGTGATTTTTTGCTTTGATCTCCACAGACATCatttactatctctttatttatatcccacatttctcctgagactcaaagcagcttacaaaaaagagaacacaataaaacacatgcagctaaaacatacaaaattcagattaaaacagcattaaataacaacagaattataaccaattaaaatgttattttaaaacagattaaaaacagtacaagacCATAAAAGTCATTTTTGTTAAAACGAGTTTCCAAAAGCTTGCTGGAAAAAGTCTTCACTGAAAAGACAACAGAAAACTCTCCAGTACTTGaatttaaaactgcattatttctacagaagaGGCCTTTACTCAATTTAGGCTCAAAGCCCAACCCAAACACTCCTGCAAGCTCTTTACCTCAGAAGGCAAGGTGTCATCCACCAAGATGTTTGGTCCAGTAGCATCTGGCCCAAAGGCCCAGATAGAACGAGCAGCCAACAAATCCCAGTCATACTTGGTCTGGAAAAATTCACCCAACTTTTTTCTAATGAAAGATACGTAAATATTAccagaagaaaagggggagacCTTAAAGATCATCCAGCTTAAACTTTCTGTCTAAACATATATTGCAGCATAATCTAGCTCTTAACTGATACTTGCTCATCCACCCCTTAAATATTTCTTAGGGAAGGCTGTAGCATATATTGTTTAAATATGACACTGACTTGCCTAttctgctgggaatgctttgactgaaagttcctgcatggcaggggattggactggatggcccttgtggtctcttccaactctatgattcagttcAGTTATTTAAGGAGACCTAGTAgtgaagtggttaaatgctggtactccAACCTCtcacagctacaaggttgtgagttcgatcctgcagggctccaaggtcaactcagccttgcatccttctgtaggtagCTAAAATAATTAACCAGCTTGTTGAGAgaaattagcttatacattgtaaactgcttaggaaatgtttaagtgcactgataagcaatatagaaatgtactcacTATTGCTAGAGTTACtgctaaatatctgaagggattctaaatatctgaagagatggagcaaatattttctgcagctccagagtaaaggacctggagcaatgatggttcaaactacaggaaaagagatgccactcaatattaggaagaacttcctgatagtatgagctgtttgacagcagaacacactcccttgtagtggagtctccttctttggaggttttaaaacagaggctggatggccatctgttggggtatgttgattgtgtattcctgtatggcagaggttggacttcGTGGCCTTTgagtctcttccaatgctatgattctatgaagactgCACCACTTCCCTTGGCAACCTGCCTATAACTTCTAGAATTTCTAAAGCACTAAAATGAACATGACATTTGTTTAAATACAAAGaacaagcttttaaaaagacTATTTACCACTACACATAAGGTATCACAATTTAAAGGGTAAAGCAGGCTTTCTAGGATGTGTTTGAAGATGGAGGGATAAAATGGGTTGGGAATGTTGAGGATACTTGCTTCCAAAGCTCGCTCAAAACACCAGTTCTTGGGCAAGCTCAGCTCCATACCTGTTCCATGTTATTTGCACTACTTCATTCTCAATATCTTCAGCCAGACCTTTCTCCAGTGGCTCAGCAATCATGGTGATCTTGTTCctgaacaaaaaaacaaacaaatgtcgTTTAGCAGGGAAAAGAAAGGTGGAATGTAGAAAACATTAATGAAGGTTTTCTTTAATATAGTTGAACTTCATTCTGAAGCTCATTCTATTGGGGGACTGTTGTATGATTGAAACAATTGTTGTCCTTCCTACTTCAGACCCTCTAAACAGGATGGAAAACTGTATCCTAGTTTCTTGGCCTAGTTTCAGAAGTTGCCAAGTTATCAGCTCAGACCCTGTTGAGAGCTATGTGTTCTGGCTCTGACAGCCCActgaaaagggaaggagaaaagaggtTGGTGGCAACCCATACGCTAAGGTCTTTGGTTCTATTCGCTACAAACATGCAGCTCAGTACATTATTACTTGAAATGTGGTCCCTAGCAGAAAATGAACACCCATCACTGCTTTTGAGTACTAAAAGATATCCACCACTAATTGTCTGCTTTCTAGGAGTCCAGGagctacattttttattttaaacatcagGTCTCATCTTATTTGGTTGTGtctcctacatttgaaatttagCTTGACAAGTAATTCAAAATAGCAAGTGTGAGCAAGAGGGGCCTGTGGCTATTTAGCCTCCTTTCTAGGCAAGATTACATATATTCTTCTGCCTGTGGAAGAATGCCTATGGCAGTATGGGGATATGGCAAAGGAAGATGAATAGATTGCTGAACAATGACAGCTGCCACAATGAGGGATTCAAAATGGCTTCCATATCATATTGTTTATCACTTAGCCTGAAGACTTTTAAATATGACATACCCAACACTGCATGAACTACTGCAGCTAAGGGCTAGGCAGAACATTTCTGAATAGAGTAACATCTTCTTTCTAGCAAACAGTGTTAGTGTGAGTCTATCACAAGACAGcgtttagttaaaaaaaaacacacaaccaacCAAAACAACAGCATTATAATCATACT from Sceloporus undulatus isolate JIND9_A2432 ecotype Alabama chromosome 6, SceUnd_v1.1, whole genome shotgun sequence carries:
- the HIGD1B gene encoding HIG1 domain family member 1B, producing MSTDKSSWIPEHETTAGTKLLQKARKSPLVPIGMMGFVVVAAYGLYRLKGRGNMKMSVHLIHTRVAAQACLVGAVTLGAVYSMYKDHFLKQK